In Cryptomeria japonica unplaced genomic scaffold, Sugi_1.0 HiC_scaffold_62, whole genome shotgun sequence, the following proteins share a genomic window:
- the LOC131863419 gene encoding aspartic proteinase nepenthesin-2-like, giving the protein MAHKNAITLVVANLTICCFFSLLCSEEARGGPHLERNSAIARLKRMEASIKAVQSGRTETQLGGAVAPLIRLPTTHVVNIGIGTPPRNFRGKVDTGSDLIWFQCDPFNGSRRYTLPMFYPEDSSTYRPVPCSSSLCSALGNSTCALDCQYSHIYSGSWSTQGELSFETFTMADTSGAAHSFGGIAFGCSHIVQGDGLEEANGVVGLGRGQLSLISQIGESKFSYCLSFEYNGSPFHDIDRFSTPLLLGSAAELNGIGVQSTMVINNTVLPKLNSYYYFSVEGITLGNVSLNIPRGTFDIQSNGSGGFIIDSGTHYTVLPHAAFTAVASVLDSVLGLPRSNDSKAGLSVCYSSPYYDYIPDVNMTFHMLGADYIVEGKHNFVQYTESGPTKIGNLLCLAMLDMDEASVAGVPAVLGSFQQQDYHILYDNAKQRLSFTPTRCRSLYMSSYLQSKAPIPILGCHFLLPLLLLYFVAFSLTV; this is encoded by the coding sequence ATGGCACACAAAAATGCGATCACATTAGTTGTGGCGAATCTAACAATATGTTGTTTTTTCAGTTTGCTCTGTTCAGAAGAAGCGCGTGGAGGCCCCCATTTGGAAAGGAATTCCGCCATTGCTAGGCTCAAAAGAATGGAAGCCTCGATTAAAGCTGTGCAATCAGGAAGGACCGAAACCCAACTGGGTGGCGCTGTTGCTCCTTTGATCCGCTTGCCCACAACACATGTAGTGAACATTGGCATCGGAACCCCACCAAGAAATTTCCGAGGAAAAGTGGACACGGGAAGCGATTTGATTTGGTTTCAGTGCGATCCCTTCAATGGCTCTAGGAGATATACTCTTCCTATGTTCTACCCAGAAGATTCCTCCACATACAGACCGGTTCCCTGCTCTTCTTCCCTCTGCTCTGCCCTTGGCAATTCAACTTGTGCGCTGGACTGTCAATATTCTCATATATACAGCGGAAGCTGGAGCACGCAGGGAGAACTGTCATTCGAGACGTTCACCATGGCGGATACATCCGGGGCTGCGCATTCCTTTGGCGGAATAGCGTTTGGGTGCAGCCATATCGTTCAGGGAGATGGCTTGGAGGAGGCCAATGGCGTAGTGGGGCTCGGCCGAGGACAATTATCGCTTATCTCACAGATTGGAGAATCCAAATTTTCCTACTGCTTATCTTTCGAATACAATGGATCCCCCTTTCATGACATTGACAGATTTTCGACGCCTCTCCTGTTGGGCAGCGCAGCCGAGTTGAACGGCATAGGAGTGCAGTCGACGATGGTGATAAACAACACAGTCCTGCCCAAGCTTAACAGCTACTATTATTTCTCCGTGGAAGGAATAACTCTGGGGAACGTGTCTCTCAATATTCCACGAGGAACGTTCGATATACAATCAAATGGAAGCGGGGGATTCATCATCGACTCTGGAACACACTACACAGTTTTGCCGCACGCTGCCTTCACTGCAGTGGCATCTGTTTTAGATTCTGTCCTAGGGCTACCCAGATCTAACGATTCTAAAGCTGGGTTAAGTGTATGCTATTCATCACCCTACTATGACTATATCCCTGATGTGAATATGACTTTCCATATGCTTGGTGCAGATTATATTGTCGAAGGTAAACATAATTTCGTTCAATATACAGAATCTGGTCCGACTAAAATTGGAAATTTACTATGTCTGGCAATGTTAGATATGGATGAGGCTTCGGTTGCAGGTGTACCGGCCGTCCTTGGAAGTTTTCAGCAACAAGATTACCATATTCTGTATGACAACGCTAAGCAGAGGCTCTCCTTTACTCCCACCCGCTGCAGATCTCTGTATATGTCCTCTTACCTACAGTCCAAAGCTCCAATCCCTATCTTAGGGTGCCATTTCTTGTTACCGCTGCTGCTGCTTTATTTTGTAGCTTTCTCATTAACAGTATAA